In Mangifera indica cultivar Alphonso chromosome 1, CATAS_Mindica_2.1, whole genome shotgun sequence, a single genomic region encodes these proteins:
- the LOC123220419 gene encoding ankyrin repeat-containing protein ITN1-like has translation MAGFAGIATEKLTDENYENWKECLKSYFIANDLWDVVNGVESEQNYKEWVRKNAMALHAIQISCKGDTMSKLRGNESANYWWNVLAKKTGIKSSIESAEIMQLEENKCSDLFKDVERGDWARTRTFLEESTDAIRQNITLLGQNVLHVAVMAKQTKILENLLEYSTEEDLEVKNDMGYTAFTIAAIHGFKDMVEIMLKKKGNLVILKDGDGLLPIVRASFYSSREMVRYLYTKTPHEVLSPENPDRSGATLLNCLISDELYDVASHMLEKYPVLAFVEDLHRNRGIRLLARKCFGFPSGNRHSFWEQWLYSCE, from the exons ATGGCCGGATTTGCAGGCATTGCAACCGAGAAACTTACTGACGAGAACTATGAGAATTGGAAGGAATGTTTGAAGAGCTATTTTATAGCTAATGATCTTTGGGATGTTGTGAATGGAGTTGAATCTGAGCAAAACTACAAGGAGTGGGTTAGAAAAAATGCAATGGCATTACATGCAATCCAAATTTCATGTAAAGGAGACACAATGTCAAAGCTGAGGGGAAATGAATCCGCCAACTATTGGTGGAATGTTTTGGCTAAGAAAACAGGAATAAAATCATCAATTGAAAGTGCTGAGATCATGCAACTAG AAGAAAACAAGTGTAGCGACTTATTCAAGGATGTGGAAAGAGGTGATTGGGCACGTACAAGAACTTTCCTCGAAGAAAGTACTGACGCTATACGACAAAATATTACACTACTCGGTCAAAACGTTCTTCATGTTGCGGTTATGGCTAAACAAACAAAGATTCTGGAGAACTTGTTAGAATATTCAACAGAAGAAGACTTAGAAGTTAAAAATGATATGGGCTACACAGCTTTCACTATAGCTGCCATCCACGGATTCAAAGATATGGTTGAGATTatgctaaaaaaaaaaggtaatttggTTATCCTTAAGGATGGTGATGGCCTACTTCCAATTGTTAGGGCATCGTTTTATAGCTCCAGAGAGATGGTACGTTATCTTTACACAAAGACTCCACATGAAGTGCTAAGTCCAGAAAATCCTGATAGGAGTGGTGCCACTCTTCTCAATTGCCTCATCTCTGATGAGCTTTATG ATGTGGCTTCACATATGTTGGAAAAATACCCAGTATTGGCTTTTGTGGAAGATCTTCATAGAAACCGTGGAATCAGATTGTTGGCTCGTAAATGTTTTGGATTCCCAAGTGGAAACAGACATAGTTTTTGGGAACAGTGGCTTTACTCATGTGAGTGA
- the LOC123194679 gene encoding ankyrin repeat-containing protein NPR4-like, with protein sequence MPYLSKEQLDKIGWDEAIYDAIKNGIVEFVAEAIESKPDIIWRKDKNGRAIIAHAIIQRQEMIFSHVYDYLGENTRIAVTGYDKFANTFPHLAAKLGPQSQLDRISGAALQMQRELEWFEEVSRIAPPKHMEEKNENNKTPSELFTEEHAELEREGERWMKNTAASSMVVATLIAAVMFASAFTVPGGNDQQDGTPILLNHKAFLIFVISNALSLFSSSTSLLLFLGILTSRYAEKDFHKSLPRKLIAGLFTLFLSIVTMMACFGAAISLLLEKRLKWVGIPVIILSLIPISLYASFQFPLLIEILIYTCGGGVFKHKKVTSNKKRF encoded by the exons ATGCCATATTTAAGCAAGGAACAACTTGATAAAATTGGTTGGGATGAAGCTATATACGATGCTATAAAGAATGGAATAGTGGAGTTCGTGGCTGAAGCGATTGAATCGAAGCCTGATATAATATGGAGGAAAGATAAAAACGGAAGAGCAATCATTGCACATGCAATTATTCAACGCCAAGAAATGATTTTTAGCCATGTCTACGATTATTTAGGTGAAAATACCCGTATAGCAGTTACTGGATATGATAAGTTTGCCAATACTTTCCCCCATTTAGCTGCAAAGTTAGGCCCTCAGTCTCAACTTGATCGAATCTCTGGTGCTGCCCTCCAGATGCAAAGAGAACTAGAATGGTTTGAG GAGGTAAGCAGGATTGCACCTCCAAAACACATGGAAGAAAAGAACGAAAACAACAAAACACCGAGCGAGTTGTTCACTGAGGAACATGCAGAATTAgagagagaaggagagagatGGATGAAGAACACTGCAGCTTCATCCATGGTTGTGGCAACCCTTATTGCTGCAGTCATGTTCGCATCCGCTTTCACAGTTCCAGGTGGCAACGATCAGCAAGATGGAACCCCAATCCTGTTGAACCACAAGGCATTCTTGATCTTCGTCATTTCAAATGCGTTATCGTTGTTTTCTTCATCAACTTCTTTGCTACTGTTTTTGGGAATTCTCACTTCTCGCTATGCAGAAAAAGATTTTCACAAATCCTTGCCTAGAAAACTTATAGCTGGGCTTTTCACTCTCTTCCTTTCGATTGTGACGATGATGGCATGTTTTGGTGCTGCTATTTCTTTACTTCTTGAAAAACGATTGAAGTGGGTTGGCATTCCGGTtattattctttctttgattCCGATCTCTCTCTATGCTTCATTTCAATTTCCTCTTCTTATTGAGATACTGATTTACACCTGTGGAGGTGGGGTATTTAAGCACAAAAAGGTGACAAGTAATAAGAAGAGATTTTGA